The following coding sequences lie in one Chionomys nivalis chromosome 8, mChiNiv1.1, whole genome shotgun sequence genomic window:
- the Maz gene encoding myc-associated zinc finger protein isoform X5, producing MFPVFPCTLLAPPFPVLGLDSRGVGGLMNSFPPPQGHAQNPLQVGAELQSRFFASQGCAQSPFQAAPAPPPTPQAPAAEPLQVDLLPVLAAAQESAAAAAAAAAAAAAVVTAPPAPAAASTVDTAALKQPPAPPPPPPAVSAPAAEAAPPAAAATIAAAAAAATAVVAPTSTVAVAPVASVLEKKTKSKGPYICALCAKEFKNGYNLRRHEAIHTGAKAGRVPSGAMKMPTMVPLSLLSVPQLSGASGGGGEAGAGGGTAAVAPGGVVTTTASGKRIRKNHACEMCGKAFRDVYHLNRHKLSHSDEKPYQCPVCQQRFKRKDRMSYHVRSHDGAVHKPYNCSHCGKSFSRPDHLNSHVRQVHSTERPFKCEAWSSHAHFLQIKDPQGSDPFILLPSLYSPKL from the exons ATGTTCCCCGTGTTCCCTTGCACGCTGCTGGCCCCCCCCTTCCCCGTGCTGGGCCTGGACTCCCGGGGGGTGGGCGGCCTCATGAACTCCTTCCCGCCACCTCAGGGTCACGCCCAGAACCCCCTGCAGGTCGGGGCTGAGCTCCAGTCCCGCTTCTTTGCCTCCCAGGGCTGCGCCCAGAGTCCATTCCAG GCCGCACCGGCGCCCCCACCCACGCCCCAGGCCCCGGCGGCCGAGCCCCTCCAAGTGGACTTGCTCCCGGTTCTCGCCGCTGCGCAGGAATCGGCCGCGGCGGCTGCagccgcggcggcggcggccgctGCAGTAGTTACTGCACCCCCAGCCCCTGCTGCCGCCTCCACCGTGGACACAGCGGCCCTGAAGCAGCCTCCGGCGCCTCCTCCGCCACCCCCTGCCGTCTCCGCACCAGCCGCCGAAGCCGCGCCCCCTGCCGCGGCCGCCACCATCGCCGCTGCCGCCGCGGCAGCCACCGCTGTTGTCGCCCCAACCTCTACAGTCGCTGTGGCCCCTGTTGCATCTGTCTtggagaagaagacaaagagCAAGGGGCCCTACATTTGCGCCCTGTGCGCCAAGGAGTTCAAGAACGGCTACAACCTCCGGAGGCACGAAGCCATCCACACAGGAGCCAAGGCTGGCCGGGTCCCTTCGGGTGCTATGAAGATGCCCACCATGGTGCCCCTGAGCCTCTTGAGCGTGCCCCAGCTGAGCGGGGccagcgggggagggggagaagccGGGGCTGGCGGAGGCACAGCCGCCGTGGCGCCCGGTGGCGTTGTGACCACGACTGCCTCTGGAAAGCGCATCCGGAAGAATCACGCCTGCGAGATGTGCGGCAAGGCCTTCCGCGACGTCTACCACCTGAACCGACATAAGCTGTCGCACTCGGACGAGAAGCCCTACCAGTGCCCTGTGTGCCAGCAGCGCTTCAAGCGCAAGGACCGCATGAGTTACCACGTGCGCTCACATGACGGCGCTGTGCACAAGCCCTACAACTGCTCCCACTGTGGCAAGAGCTTCTCCCG GCCGGATCACCTCAACAGTCACGTCAGACAAGTGCACTCAACAGAGCGGCCCTTCAAATGTGAG GCCTGGTCATCTCACGCCCATTTCCTACAGATCAAAGACCCCCAAGGCTCTGATCCCTTTATCTTGCTCCCTTCTCTCTACTCCCCGAAGCTTTAa
- the Pagr1 gene encoding PAXIP1-associated glutamate-rich protein 1, with protein MSLGHGTIAGSTAAPLSEEGEVTSGLQALAVEDTGGPSVSASKAEEEGQGGQEEPGRKGSRAEEALEAPGAADDERAEGESEDWCVPCSDEEVELPANGQSWMPPPSEIQRLYELLAAQGTLELQAEILPRRPPTPEAQSEEERSDEEPEAKEEEEEKPHMPTEFDFDDEPMTPKDSLIDRRRTPGSAARSQKREARLDKVLSDMKRHKKLEEQILRTGRDLFSLDSEGPSPASPPLRSSGSSLFPRQRKY; from the exons ATGTCCTTGGGCCATGGAACCATTGCAGGCAGCACAGCGGCGCCTCTGTCTGAAGAAGGGGAAGTGACTTCCGGCCTCCAGGCTCTGGCGGTGGAGGACACCGGAGGTCCCTCCGTCTCGGCTAGTAAGGCCGAGGAAGAGGGGCAAGGAGGTCAGGAGGAGCCCGGGCGTAAGGGATCCAGGGCTGAGGAGGCACTAGAAGCTCCCGGCGCTGCGGACGACGAGCGCGCCGAGGGAGAATCCGAAGACTGGTGCGTGCCCTGCAGCGATGAGGAGGTGGAGCTGCCGGCCAATGGGCAGTCCTGGATGCCCCCACCCTCCGAAATCCAGCGACTCTATGAACTGCTGGCAGCCCAAGGTACTCTGGAACTTCAAGCAGAGATCCTGCCCCGCCGGCCCCCTACTCCTGAAGCCCAGAGTGAAGAGGAGAGATCAGATGAGGAGCCGGAGgccaaagaggaggaggaggaaaa GCCGCACATGCCTACAGAATTTGACTTTGACGATGAGCCCATGACACCGAAGGACTCCCTGATTGACAGGAGACGTACGCCAG GGAGCGCAGCCCGGAGCCAGAAACGCGAGGCCCGCCTGGATAAGGTCCTCTCCGACATGAAGCGGCATAAGAAACTAGAGGAACAGATCCTTCGGACTGGGAGAGACCTCTTCAGCCTAGACTCAGAGGGTCCCAGCCCTGCCAGCCCTCCACTCCGATCCTCGGGGAGCAGTCTCTTCCCCAGACAGCGGAAGTACTGA
- the Maz gene encoding myc-associated zinc finger protein isoform X1: MFPVFPCTLLAPPFPVLGLDSRGVGGLMNSFPPPQGHAQNPLQVGAELQSRFFASQGCAQSPFQAAPAPPPTPQAPAAEPLQVDLLPVLAAAQESAAAAAAAAAAAAAVVTAPPAPAAASTVDTAALKQPPAPPPPPPAVSAPAAEAAPPAAAATIAAAAAAATAVVAPTSTVAVAPVASVLEKKTKSKGPYICALCAKEFKNGYNLRRHEAIHTGAKAGRVPSGAMKMPTMVPLSLLSVPQLSGASGGGGEAGAGGGTAAVAPGGVVTTTASGKRIRKNHACEMCGKAFRDVYHLNRHKLSHSDEKPYQCPVCQQRFKRKDRMSYHVRSHDGAVHKPYNCSHCGKSFSRPDHLNSHVRQVHSTERPFKCEKCEAAFATKDRLRAHTVRHEEKVPCHVCGKMLSSAYISDHMKVHSQGPHHVCELCNKGFTTAAYLRIHAVKDHGLQAPRADRILCKLCSVHCKTPAQLAGHMQTHLGGAAPPIPGDAPQPQPTC; the protein is encoded by the exons ATGTTCCCCGTGTTCCCTTGCACGCTGCTGGCCCCCCCCTTCCCCGTGCTGGGCCTGGACTCCCGGGGGGTGGGCGGCCTCATGAACTCCTTCCCGCCACCTCAGGGTCACGCCCAGAACCCCCTGCAGGTCGGGGCTGAGCTCCAGTCCCGCTTCTTTGCCTCCCAGGGCTGCGCCCAGAGTCCATTCCAG GCCGCACCGGCGCCCCCACCCACGCCCCAGGCCCCGGCGGCCGAGCCCCTCCAAGTGGACTTGCTCCCGGTTCTCGCCGCTGCGCAGGAATCGGCCGCGGCGGCTGCagccgcggcggcggcggccgctGCAGTAGTTACTGCACCCCCAGCCCCTGCTGCCGCCTCCACCGTGGACACAGCGGCCCTGAAGCAGCCTCCGGCGCCTCCTCCGCCACCCCCTGCCGTCTCCGCACCAGCCGCCGAAGCCGCGCCCCCTGCCGCGGCCGCCACCATCGCCGCTGCCGCCGCGGCAGCCACCGCTGTTGTCGCCCCAACCTCTACAGTCGCTGTGGCCCCTGTTGCATCTGTCTtggagaagaagacaaagagCAAGGGGCCCTACATTTGCGCCCTGTGCGCCAAGGAGTTCAAGAACGGCTACAACCTCCGGAGGCACGAAGCCATCCACACAGGAGCCAAGGCTGGCCGGGTCCCTTCGGGTGCTATGAAGATGCCCACCATGGTGCCCCTGAGCCTCTTGAGCGTGCCCCAGCTGAGCGGGGccagcgggggagggggagaagccGGGGCTGGCGGAGGCACAGCCGCCGTGGCGCCCGGTGGCGTTGTGACCACGACTGCCTCTGGAAAGCGCATCCGGAAGAATCACGCCTGCGAGATGTGCGGCAAGGCCTTCCGCGACGTCTACCACCTGAACCGACATAAGCTGTCGCACTCGGACGAGAAGCCCTACCAGTGCCCTGTGTGCCAGCAGCGCTTCAAGCGCAAGGACCGCATGAGTTACCACGTGCGCTCACATGACGGCGCTGTGCACAAGCCCTACAACTGCTCCCACTGTGGCAAGAGCTTCTCCCG GCCGGATCACCTCAACAGTCACGTCAGACAAGTGCACTCAACAGAGCGGCCCTTCAAATGTGAG AAATGTGAGGCAGCTTTTGCTACGAAGGATCGACTCCGGGCGCACACAGTACGACACGAGGAGAAGGTGCCATGTCATGTGTGTGGCAAGATGCTGAGCTCGGCTTATATTTCGGACCACATGAAGGTGCACAGCCAAGGCCCTCACCATGTCTGTGAGCTCTGCAACAAAG GCTTCACCACAGCAGCATACCTGCGCATCCACGCGGTGAAGGACCATGGGCTCCAGGCCCCGCGGGCTGACCGCATCCTGTGCAAACTGTGCAGCGTGCACTGCAAGACCCCTGCCCAGCTGGCCGGCCACATGCAGACCCATCTGGGGGGGGCCGCCCCTCCTATCCCGGGAGATGCCCCCCAGCCACAGCCTACCTGCTGA
- the Prrt2 gene encoding proline-rich transmembrane protein 2 has translation MAASSSEVPEMKGVEDSSKTQREEPDHSETGLGPAQVVAEIPDQPEALQPGPGITAAPVDSGPKAELAPETRETPVEAPETAQVTDLSLNPREESKASPSPSEACQEPAPKPDARKEAAAEQGSEPQSAAPPESVSEPAFQSDPQPAPQPSPKLPLQPEAPTQEDPTPEILTESIGEKQENGAVVPLQAGDGEEGPAPEPHSPPSTKTPPANGAPPRVLQKLVEEDRIGRAHSGHPGSPRGSLSRHPSSQLAGPGVEGGDGTQKPRDYIILAILSCFCPMWPVNIVAFAYAVMSRNSLQQGDVDGAQRLGRVAKLLSIVALVGGVLIIIASCVINLGVYK, from the exons ATGGCAGCCAGCAGCTCTGAGGTCCCTGAAATGAAGGGGGTAGAAGATAGTTCCAAGACCCAGAGAGAAGAACCTGATCATTCTGAAACTGGACTAGGTCCTGCCCAGGTTGTAGCAGagattccagaccagccagaggcCCTTCAGCCAGGCCCAGGTATCACTGCAGCCCCTGTGGACTCAGGGCCTAAGGCTGAGCTGGCCCCAGAAACCAGAGAGACCCCAGTTGAGGCCCCCGAAACAGCCCAGGTCACAGACCTCAGTTTAAACCCAAGAGAAGAATCCAaggccagccccagccccagcgaGGCATGCCAAGAGCCAGCACCCAAGCCAGATGCGAGGAAAGAAGCCGCAGCAGAGCAGGGGTCTGAGCCGCAGTCTGCAGCCCCTCCTGAGTCAGTCTCAGAGCCTGCTTTCCAGTCAGACCCtcagccagctccccagccttcTCCTAAACTACCCCTTCAGCCAGAGGCCCCCACCCAAGAGGACCCTACCCCTGAGATCCTGACGGAAAGTATAGGGGAAAAGCAAGAAAATGGAGCAGTGGTTCCCCTTCAGGCTGGTGATGGGGAAGAGGGTCCAGCCCCCGAGCCTCACTCGCCACCCTCAACTAAAACACCACCAGCCAATGGGGCTCCCCCTCGTGTGCTGCAGAAGCTGGTCGAGGAGGACAGAATAGGAAGGGCTCATAGTGGGCACCCAGGATCTCCACGAGGTAGCCTGAGCCGccatcccagctcccagctggCAGGGCCTGGGGTGGAAGGGGGTGATGGCACCCAGAAACCCCGGGACTACATCATCCTTGCCATCCTGTCCTGCTTCTGCCCCATGTGGCCTGTCAACATTGTGGCCTTCGCTTATGCCGTCATG TCCCGGAACAGCCTGCAACAGGGGGACGTGGATGGGGCTCAACGTCTGGGCCGAGTAGCCAAGCTCTTAAGCATCGTGGCGCTGGTGGGGGGGGTCCTCATCATCATCGCCTCCTGCGTCATCAACTTGGGCG TGTATAAGTGA
- the Maz gene encoding myc-associated zinc finger protein isoform X3, with protein sequence MDPSNWSSFIFQGHAQNPLQVGAELQSRFFASQGCAQSPFQAAPAPPPTPQAPAAEPLQVDLLPVLAAAQESAAAAAAAAAAAAAVVTAPPAPAAASTVDTAALKQPPAPPPPPPAVSAPAAEAAPPAAAATIAAAAAAATAVVAPTSTVAVAPVASVLEKKTKSKGPYICALCAKEFKNGYNLRRHEAIHTGAKAGRVPSGAMKMPTMVPLSLLSVPQLSGASGGGGEAGAGGGTAAVAPGGVVTTTASGKRIRKNHACEMCGKAFRDVYHLNRHKLSHSDEKPYQCPVCQQRFKRKDRMSYHVRSHDGAVHKPYNCSHCGKSFSRPDHLNSHVRQVHSTERPFKCEKCEAAFATKDRLRAHTVRHEEKVPCHVCGKMLSSAYISDHMKVHSQGPHHVCELCNKGFTTAAYLRIHAVKDHGLQAPRADRILCKLCSVHCKTPAQLAGHMQTHLGGAAPPIPGDAPQPQPTC encoded by the exons ATGGATCCCAGCAACTGGAGCAGCTTCATCTTCCAG GGTCACGCCCAGAACCCCCTGCAGGTCGGGGCTGAGCTCCAGTCCCGCTTCTTTGCCTCCCAGGGCTGCGCCCAGAGTCCATTCCAG GCCGCACCGGCGCCCCCACCCACGCCCCAGGCCCCGGCGGCCGAGCCCCTCCAAGTGGACTTGCTCCCGGTTCTCGCCGCTGCGCAGGAATCGGCCGCGGCGGCTGCagccgcggcggcggcggccgctGCAGTAGTTACTGCACCCCCAGCCCCTGCTGCCGCCTCCACCGTGGACACAGCGGCCCTGAAGCAGCCTCCGGCGCCTCCTCCGCCACCCCCTGCCGTCTCCGCACCAGCCGCCGAAGCCGCGCCCCCTGCCGCGGCCGCCACCATCGCCGCTGCCGCCGCGGCAGCCACCGCTGTTGTCGCCCCAACCTCTACAGTCGCTGTGGCCCCTGTTGCATCTGTCTtggagaagaagacaaagagCAAGGGGCCCTACATTTGCGCCCTGTGCGCCAAGGAGTTCAAGAACGGCTACAACCTCCGGAGGCACGAAGCCATCCACACAGGAGCCAAGGCTGGCCGGGTCCCTTCGGGTGCTATGAAGATGCCCACCATGGTGCCCCTGAGCCTCTTGAGCGTGCCCCAGCTGAGCGGGGccagcgggggagggggagaagccGGGGCTGGCGGAGGCACAGCCGCCGTGGCGCCCGGTGGCGTTGTGACCACGACTGCCTCTGGAAAGCGCATCCGGAAGAATCACGCCTGCGAGATGTGCGGCAAGGCCTTCCGCGACGTCTACCACCTGAACCGACATAAGCTGTCGCACTCGGACGAGAAGCCCTACCAGTGCCCTGTGTGCCAGCAGCGCTTCAAGCGCAAGGACCGCATGAGTTACCACGTGCGCTCACATGACGGCGCTGTGCACAAGCCCTACAACTGCTCCCACTGTGGCAAGAGCTTCTCCCG GCCGGATCACCTCAACAGTCACGTCAGACAAGTGCACTCAACAGAGCGGCCCTTCAAATGTGAG AAATGTGAGGCAGCTTTTGCTACGAAGGATCGACTCCGGGCGCACACAGTACGACACGAGGAGAAGGTGCCATGTCATGTGTGTGGCAAGATGCTGAGCTCGGCTTATATTTCGGACCACATGAAGGTGCACAGCCAAGGCCCTCACCATGTCTGTGAGCTCTGCAACAAAG GCTTCACCACAGCAGCATACCTGCGCATCCACGCGGTGAAGGACCATGGGCTCCAGGCCCCGCGGGCTGACCGCATCCTGTGCAAACTGTGCAGCGTGCACTGCAAGACCCCTGCCCAGCTGGCCGGCCACATGCAGACCCATCTGGGGGGGGCCGCCCCTCCTATCCCGGGAGATGCCCCCCAGCCACAGCCTACCTGCTGA
- the Maz gene encoding myc-associated zinc finger protein isoform X4 encodes MDPSNWSSFIFQGHAQNPLQVGAELQSRFFASQGCAQSPFQAAPAPPPTPQAPAAEPLQVDLLPVLAAAQESAAAAAAAAAAAAAVVTAPPAPAAASTVDTAALKQPPAPPPPPPAVSAPAAEAAPPAAAATIAAAAAAATAVVAPTSTVAVAPVASVLEKKTKSKGPYICALCAKEFKNGYNLRRHEAIHTGAKAGRVPSGAMKMPTMVPLSLLSVPQLSGASGGGGEAGAGGGTAAVAPGGVVTTTASGKRIRKNHACEMCGKAFRDVYHLNRHKLSHSDEKPYQCPVCQQRFKRKDRMSYHVRSHDGAVHKPYNCSHCGKSFSRPDHLNSHVRQVHSTERPFKCEKCEAAFATKDRLRAHTVRHEEKVPCHVCGKMLSSAYISDHMKVHSQGPHHVCELCNKGTGEVCPMAAAAAAAAAVAAPPTAVGSLSGAEGVPVSSQPLPSQPW; translated from the exons ATGGATCCCAGCAACTGGAGCAGCTTCATCTTCCAG GGTCACGCCCAGAACCCCCTGCAGGTCGGGGCTGAGCTCCAGTCCCGCTTCTTTGCCTCCCAGGGCTGCGCCCAGAGTCCATTCCAG GCCGCACCGGCGCCCCCACCCACGCCCCAGGCCCCGGCGGCCGAGCCCCTCCAAGTGGACTTGCTCCCGGTTCTCGCCGCTGCGCAGGAATCGGCCGCGGCGGCTGCagccgcggcggcggcggccgctGCAGTAGTTACTGCACCCCCAGCCCCTGCTGCCGCCTCCACCGTGGACACAGCGGCCCTGAAGCAGCCTCCGGCGCCTCCTCCGCCACCCCCTGCCGTCTCCGCACCAGCCGCCGAAGCCGCGCCCCCTGCCGCGGCCGCCACCATCGCCGCTGCCGCCGCGGCAGCCACCGCTGTTGTCGCCCCAACCTCTACAGTCGCTGTGGCCCCTGTTGCATCTGTCTtggagaagaagacaaagagCAAGGGGCCCTACATTTGCGCCCTGTGCGCCAAGGAGTTCAAGAACGGCTACAACCTCCGGAGGCACGAAGCCATCCACACAGGAGCCAAGGCTGGCCGGGTCCCTTCGGGTGCTATGAAGATGCCCACCATGGTGCCCCTGAGCCTCTTGAGCGTGCCCCAGCTGAGCGGGGccagcgggggagggggagaagccGGGGCTGGCGGAGGCACAGCCGCCGTGGCGCCCGGTGGCGTTGTGACCACGACTGCCTCTGGAAAGCGCATCCGGAAGAATCACGCCTGCGAGATGTGCGGCAAGGCCTTCCGCGACGTCTACCACCTGAACCGACATAAGCTGTCGCACTCGGACGAGAAGCCCTACCAGTGCCCTGTGTGCCAGCAGCGCTTCAAGCGCAAGGACCGCATGAGTTACCACGTGCGCTCACATGACGGCGCTGTGCACAAGCCCTACAACTGCTCCCACTGTGGCAAGAGCTTCTCCCG GCCGGATCACCTCAACAGTCACGTCAGACAAGTGCACTCAACAGAGCGGCCCTTCAAATGTGAG AAATGTGAGGCAGCTTTTGCTACGAAGGATCGACTCCGGGCGCACACAGTACGACACGAGGAGAAGGTGCCATGTCATGTGTGTGGCAAGATGCTGAGCTCGGCTTATATTTCGGACCACATGAAGGTGCACAGCCAAGGCCCTCACCATGTCTGTGAGCTCTGCAACAAAG GTACTGGTGAGGTTTGTCCAATGGCggcagcggcggcagcagcggcagcagtgGCAGCCCCTCCTACAGCTGTGGGCTCCCTCTCTGGGGCAGAGGGGGTACCAGTGAGCTCTCAGCCGCTTCCCTCCCAgccctggtga
- the Maz gene encoding myc-associated zinc finger protein isoform X2, translating into MFPVFPCTLLAPPFPVLGLDSRGVGGLMNSFPPPQGHAQNPLQVGAELQSRFFASQGCAQSPFQAAPAPPPTPQAPAAEPLQVDLLPVLAAAQESAAAAAAAAAAAAAVVTAPPAPAAASTVDTAALKQPPAPPPPPPAVSAPAAEAAPPAAAATIAAAAAAATAVVAPTSTVAVAPVASVLEKKTKSKGPYICALCAKEFKNGYNLRRHEAIHTGAKAGRVPSGAMKMPTMVPLSLLSVPQLSGASGGGGEAGAGGGTAAVAPGGVVTTTASGKRIRKNHACEMCGKAFRDVYHLNRHKLSHSDEKPYQCPVCQQRFKRKDRMSYHVRSHDGAVHKPYNCSHCGKSFSRPDHLNSHVRQVHSTERPFKCEKCEAAFATKDRLRAHTVRHEEKVPCHVCGKMLSSAYISDHMKVHSQGPHHVCELCNKGTGEVCPMAAAAAAAAAVAAPPTAVGSLSGAEGVPVSSQPLPSQPW; encoded by the exons ATGTTCCCCGTGTTCCCTTGCACGCTGCTGGCCCCCCCCTTCCCCGTGCTGGGCCTGGACTCCCGGGGGGTGGGCGGCCTCATGAACTCCTTCCCGCCACCTCAGGGTCACGCCCAGAACCCCCTGCAGGTCGGGGCTGAGCTCCAGTCCCGCTTCTTTGCCTCCCAGGGCTGCGCCCAGAGTCCATTCCAG GCCGCACCGGCGCCCCCACCCACGCCCCAGGCCCCGGCGGCCGAGCCCCTCCAAGTGGACTTGCTCCCGGTTCTCGCCGCTGCGCAGGAATCGGCCGCGGCGGCTGCagccgcggcggcggcggccgctGCAGTAGTTACTGCACCCCCAGCCCCTGCTGCCGCCTCCACCGTGGACACAGCGGCCCTGAAGCAGCCTCCGGCGCCTCCTCCGCCACCCCCTGCCGTCTCCGCACCAGCCGCCGAAGCCGCGCCCCCTGCCGCGGCCGCCACCATCGCCGCTGCCGCCGCGGCAGCCACCGCTGTTGTCGCCCCAACCTCTACAGTCGCTGTGGCCCCTGTTGCATCTGTCTtggagaagaagacaaagagCAAGGGGCCCTACATTTGCGCCCTGTGCGCCAAGGAGTTCAAGAACGGCTACAACCTCCGGAGGCACGAAGCCATCCACACAGGAGCCAAGGCTGGCCGGGTCCCTTCGGGTGCTATGAAGATGCCCACCATGGTGCCCCTGAGCCTCTTGAGCGTGCCCCAGCTGAGCGGGGccagcgggggagggggagaagccGGGGCTGGCGGAGGCACAGCCGCCGTGGCGCCCGGTGGCGTTGTGACCACGACTGCCTCTGGAAAGCGCATCCGGAAGAATCACGCCTGCGAGATGTGCGGCAAGGCCTTCCGCGACGTCTACCACCTGAACCGACATAAGCTGTCGCACTCGGACGAGAAGCCCTACCAGTGCCCTGTGTGCCAGCAGCGCTTCAAGCGCAAGGACCGCATGAGTTACCACGTGCGCTCACATGACGGCGCTGTGCACAAGCCCTACAACTGCTCCCACTGTGGCAAGAGCTTCTCCCG GCCGGATCACCTCAACAGTCACGTCAGACAAGTGCACTCAACAGAGCGGCCCTTCAAATGTGAG AAATGTGAGGCAGCTTTTGCTACGAAGGATCGACTCCGGGCGCACACAGTACGACACGAGGAGAAGGTGCCATGTCATGTGTGTGGCAAGATGCTGAGCTCGGCTTATATTTCGGACCACATGAAGGTGCACAGCCAAGGCCCTCACCATGTCTGTGAGCTCTGCAACAAAG GTACTGGTGAGGTTTGTCCAATGGCggcagcggcggcagcagcggcagcagtgGCAGCCCCTCCTACAGCTGTGGGCTCCCTCTCTGGGGCAGAGGGGGTACCAGTGAGCTCTCAGCCGCTTCCCTCCCAgccctggtga
- the Kif22 gene encoding kinesin-like protein KIF22: MDAGAKAKPRRREMAAATSGAGRCLSKGGTSRRPPPARVRVAVRLRPFMDEETKASEPSCVRGIDSCSLEVANWKKYQETLKYQFDAFYGEKSTQQDIYVGSVQPILRHLLEGQNASVLAYGPTGAGKTHTMLGSPEQPGVIPRALMDLLQLTREESAEGRPWDLSVTMSYLEIYQEKVLDLLDPASGDLVIREDCRGNILIPGLTQKPIASFSDFEQHFLPASRNRSVGATRLNQRSSRSHAVLLVKVDQRERLAPFRQREGKLYLIDLAGSEDNRRTGNQGIRLKESGAINSSLFVLGKVVDALSQGLPRIPYRDSKLTRLLQDSLGGSAHSIIIANIAPERRFYQDTISALNFTARSKEVINRPFTNESLQPHALAPVKPSQKELPGPSEAKKAKGPEEESTGSPASVAAPAPASEKLSLLGKLRSMDPATLESLLSLDRLLGSQGSHGTPLLNTPKRERMALIKTVEEKNLEIERLKMKQKELEAKVLAQEVQDSKDKENTPTVLQPLSSCTDTVAKPLRKAVVMPLQLVQKQAESKIHILKRGHKRKLEPSIASKPVEKVEDCWELQISPELLAHGRKKLLDLLNEGSVRDLRSLHLIGQKKAQLIMGWRELHGPFSKVEDLEQVEGISGKQVESFLKANLLGLAAGQNCDTS, from the exons GAGCTGGTCGCTGCTTAAGCAAAGGAGGGACTAGCCGGCGCCCACCTCCAGCTCGAGTAAGGGTGGCTGTACGACTGCGGCCATTTATggatgaagaaacaaaagcaagcgAACCCTCCTGTGTACGAGGCATAGACAGCTGCTCTCTTGAGGTAGCCAACTGGAAGAAATACCAGGAGACACTCAAATATCA GTTCGATGCCTTCTATGGGGAGAAGAGCACTCAGCAGGACATCTATGTCGGCTCAGTACAGCCTATCCTAAGGCACTTGCTGGAAGGGCAGAATGCCAGTGTGCTTGCCTATGGACCTACTGGGGCAG GGAAGACACACACGATGCTGGGCAGCCCAGAACAACCTGGAGTAATTCCCAGGGCTCTCATGGACCTCCTGCAGCTCACAAGGGAAGAAAGTGCAGAGGGCCGGCCATGGGACCTTTCCGTCACTATGTCCTATTTAGAGATTTACCAGGAGAAG GTATTAGACCTCCTGGATCCTGCATCAGGAGACCTAGTGATCCGAGAGGACTGTCGAGGGAACATCCTGATTCCTGGCCTCACACAGAAGCCAATCGCTAGCTTCTCTGACTTTGAGCAGCACTTCCTGCCAGCCAGTAGAAATCGCTCTGTGGGAGCCACCCGGCTCAACCAGCGCTCTTCCCGCAGTCATGCGGTACTCCTGGTCAAG GTGGATCAGCGGGAACGTTTGGCTCCATTTCGCCAGCGGGAAGGAAAACTCTATCTTATTGATTTGGCTGGTTCAGAGGACAACCGTCGCACAGGCAACCAGGGCATTCGGCTAAAAGAGAGTGGAGCCATCAACTCCTCCCTCTTTGTACTAGGCAAAGTGGTGGATGCATTAAGTCAGGGTCTCCCTCGTATACCATACCGGGACAGCAAGCTCACTCGCTTATTGCAG GACTCTCTGGGCGGCTCAGCTCATAGCATCATCATTGCCAACATTGCTCCTGAAAGACGTTTCTACCAGGATACAATCTCAGCGTTAAACTTCACCGCTAGGTCCAAGGAAGTGATTAACCGGCCTTTCACCAATGAGAGTCTACAGCCTCATG CTTTGGCACCTGTTAAGCCGTCTCAGAAAGAACTGCCAGGCCCATCAGAGGCAAAGAAAGCCAAAGGCCCTGAAGAAGAATCAACTGGGAGCCCTGCATCTGTAGCagctccagcccctgcctccgAGAAACTGAG CCTCTTAGGGAAGCTACGCAGTATGGACCCAGCCACGTTGGAGAGCCTCCTGAGTTTGGATCGTTTGCTGGGCTCCCAGGGGAGCCATGGGACACCTCTGCTGAACACTCCAAAGCGAGAGCGGATGGCGCTCATTAAGACAGTGGAGGAGAAGAACCTGGAGATTGAG AGGCTTAAGATGAAGCAAAAGGAACTGGAGGCCAAGGTGCTAGCCCAGGAAGTGCAGGATTCAAAGGATAAAGAGAACACTCCGACagttctccagcccctttcctcttGTACAGACACAGTGGCGAAGCCCCTGAGAAAGGCTGTGGTGATGCCCCTGCAGCTGG TTCAGAAACAGGCAGAGTCAAAGATCCATATTCTGAAGAGAGGCCACAAAAGAAAG CTGGAGCCATCAATTGCGTCCAAGCCTGTGGAAAAGGTTGAGGACTGCTGGGAGCTCCAGATTAGCCCAGAGTTACTGGCACATGGGCGCAAAAAATTATTGGATCTGCTGAATGAAGGCTCAGTTCGGGATCTGCGCAGCCTGCATCTCATTGGCCAGAAGAAGGCCCAACTCATCATGGGCTGGAGGGAGCTCCATGGCCCCTTTAGCAAG GTGGAGGACTTGGAACAGGTAGAAGGCATCTCTGGAAAGCAGGTGGAGTCTTTCCTGAAG GCGAACCTCTTGGGCTTGGCTGCAGGCCAGAACTGTGACACCTCCTGA